In Hahella sp. KA22, one genomic interval encodes:
- the serC gene encoding 3-phosphoserine/phosphohydroxythreonine transaminase, with protein MADRKFNFCAGPSALPTEVLLQAQAELLDWRGKGLSIMEMSHRSDDFVAVAVEAERDFRELMSVPDNYKILFVQGGAATQFASVPLNLLKLGAEADYIDTGIWSKKAIAEAGRYLKVNVAASAKDNGYSRIPARSEWRLSESAGYVHYTPNETIGGVEFLDIPDVGDKPLVADMSSTILSRPVDISRFGVIYAGAQKNIGPAGLTLVIVREDLLGYASDSLPTMLNYKVASENDSMVNTPPTFSWYLAGLVFKWLKGKGGVQAMEAINCRKADKLYSYIDDSEFYANPIDLSCRSWMNVPFTLKDDRLDQKFLQEAEEAGLLNLQGHRSVGGMRASLYNALPEEAVDALVGFMQDFAGRNA; from the coding sequence ATGGCTGATAGAAAGTTTAATTTTTGCGCGGGCCCATCCGCGCTGCCTACGGAAGTGTTGTTGCAGGCTCAGGCGGAACTGCTCGATTGGCGGGGTAAAGGCCTGTCAATTATGGAGATGAGCCATCGCAGCGACGATTTTGTCGCTGTGGCGGTTGAGGCGGAGCGTGACTTTCGCGAACTGATGTCCGTACCTGACAATTACAAGATTCTCTTTGTGCAGGGTGGGGCTGCGACCCAGTTTGCGTCAGTGCCGCTTAATCTGCTGAAGCTTGGCGCCGAAGCGGATTATATAGATACAGGTATTTGGTCGAAGAAGGCGATTGCTGAAGCGGGGCGCTACCTTAAGGTGAATGTTGCCGCGTCAGCTAAAGATAATGGCTATTCCCGCATTCCTGCTCGTAGTGAGTGGCGCTTGAGTGAAAGTGCGGGCTATGTGCACTATACGCCGAACGAAACGATTGGCGGCGTTGAGTTTCTCGATATTCCCGACGTGGGTGACAAACCCCTGGTGGCGGACATGTCTTCCACCATATTGTCCCGTCCCGTGGATATCAGCCGCTTCGGGGTGATATACGCCGGCGCGCAGAAGAATATTGGTCCCGCTGGCCTGACGCTGGTTATCGTGCGGGAAGACTTGCTGGGATATGCTTCCGACAGTCTGCCTACCATGCTGAACTATAAAGTAGCCAGTGAAAACGATTCAATGGTCAATACTCCGCCTACTTTTTCTTGGTACTTGGCTGGCCTGGTATTTAAGTGGCTGAAAGGAAAGGGCGGTGTGCAGGCTATGGAGGCGATTAACTGCCGCAAAGCTGACAAACTTTATTCATACATAGACGACAGCGAGTTTTATGCGAACCCGATAGATCTGTCTTGTCGCTCCTGGATGAATGTGCCCTTTACACTGAAAGATGACCGCCTGGATCAGAAGTTTCTGCAAGAGGCGGAAGAGGCTGGCTTGCTTAATTTGCAGGGGCATCGTTCTGTTGGAGGGATGCGCGCCAGTTTGTATAACGCATTGCCGGAAGAGGCGGTGGATGCGCTGGTTGGGTTTATGCAAGATTTCGCCGGGAGGAACGCCTGA
- the gyrA gene encoding DNA gyrase subunit A: MAELAKEILPVNIEDELKQSYLDYAMSVIVGRALPDARDGLKPVHRRVLFAMNELGNDWNKAYKKSARVVGDVIGKYHPHGDSAVYDTIVRMAQPFSLRYTLVDGQGNFGSIDGDSAAAMRYTEIRMEKIAHEMLADLDKETVDFAPNYDGSEQIPVVLPTKVPNLLVNGSSGIAVGMATNIPPHNLTEVVNGCLAYLDDSDITIDELMEFIPGPDFPTAAIINGRAGILEAYRTGRGRIYIRARYEIEQDKKTSKETIVITEIPYQVNKAKLVEKIAELVKEKKVEGITELRDESSKEGMRVVIELRRGENADVLMNNLFALTPLETVFGINMVALINGEPKLLNLKDCIECFVRHRREVVTRRTIYELRKARERGHILEGQAVALANIDPVIAVIKASSTGAEAKERLMAQGWSPGAVTGMLERAGEDACRPDDLAPEFGLRDGMYYLSEVQAQSILDLRLQKLTGLEIEKINDEYRSIIEQIAELLEILQNPERLMEVIREELEAVREEFGDARVTEITASKRDLTIADLIAEEDMVVTLSHKGYAKTQPLEAYQAQKRGGKGKAATAIRDEDFVEKLLIANSHDTILCFTSHGKLYWLKTYEIPQASRISRGRPIVNILPLAEDERITTMLPVREYAADHYVFMATRQGTVKKTPLENFSRPRSNGLIALALDEGDMLIGAAITDGKKDVMLFSSSGKAIRFNEDDVRPMGRTARGVRGIRIAEGQTVVSLIIPQEDAYILTASRKGYGKRTDVSEFPVYGRGGQGVIAIQCSERNGDLVSAVQVISGDQLMLISNQGTLVRTRSDEVSIVGRNTQGVRLIRLSESEDLVGVERIAEPEEDESDFQGEEGEGAEVIDGDELDSGESGEEGSEAEE; encoded by the coding sequence ATGGCTGAACTCGCCAAAGAAATACTTCCCGTCAATATTGAAGATGAACTGAAACAATCCTACCTCGACTACGCGATGAGCGTTATCGTAGGCCGTGCCTTGCCGGATGCGCGAGACGGTCTCAAGCCGGTGCATCGCCGCGTTTTGTTTGCGATGAACGAGTTGGGGAACGATTGGAACAAGGCCTATAAGAAATCCGCCCGTGTGGTCGGTGACGTCATCGGTAAATATCACCCCCATGGCGACTCTGCCGTATACGACACCATTGTGCGTATGGCGCAGCCATTCTCGCTGCGATACACCCTGGTGGACGGGCAGGGCAACTTCGGCTCCATCGACGGCGATAGCGCAGCGGCAATGCGTTATACGGAAATCCGCATGGAGAAGATCGCCCATGAAATGCTGGCCGATCTTGATAAAGAAACGGTCGACTTCGCCCCTAACTACGATGGCTCAGAGCAGATTCCCGTTGTACTGCCGACCAAAGTGCCCAATCTACTGGTGAATGGGTCCTCAGGCATCGCGGTAGGGATGGCGACGAACATCCCGCCTCATAACCTGACCGAAGTGGTCAATGGATGCCTTGCTTACCTGGATGACAGCGACATAACCATCGATGAACTGATGGAGTTTATTCCGGGGCCTGATTTCCCCACCGCCGCCATTATTAATGGTCGCGCGGGGATATTGGAAGCGTATCGCACGGGTCGTGGCCGGATTTATATTCGCGCTCGCTATGAAATTGAGCAGGATAAGAAAACCAGTAAGGAAACGATTGTAATTACTGAGATTCCTTATCAGGTTAACAAGGCCAAGCTGGTTGAGAAAATCGCCGAGCTGGTCAAAGAGAAAAAGGTTGAAGGCATCACCGAGTTGCGTGATGAATCCAGCAAGGAAGGGATGAGGGTGGTGATTGAGTTGCGTCGCGGTGAAAACGCGGACGTACTTATGAACAACCTGTTCGCCCTTACGCCGCTGGAAACTGTATTTGGCATCAATATGGTCGCCTTGATTAACGGCGAGCCCAAGCTGTTGAACCTGAAAGACTGTATCGAATGCTTTGTGCGTCATCGCCGTGAAGTGGTGACGCGTCGGACCATTTACGAATTGCGTAAAGCCCGTGAGCGCGGCCATATTCTGGAAGGCCAGGCGGTGGCGTTGGCTAATATCGATCCAGTTATTGCTGTTATCAAGGCTTCTTCCACTGGTGCGGAAGCCAAAGAGCGTTTGATGGCGCAAGGCTGGTCTCCGGGGGCGGTGACGGGCATGCTGGAGCGCGCAGGTGAAGACGCCTGTCGCCCTGATGACCTTGCTCCGGAGTTTGGTTTGCGCGATGGCATGTACTACCTGTCTGAAGTGCAAGCGCAATCTATTCTGGACTTGCGTCTGCAGAAGCTGACTGGGTTGGAAATCGAAAAGATTAACGACGAGTACCGCAGCATTATCGAGCAAATTGCTGAATTGCTGGAGATTCTGCAAAATCCAGAGCGTCTGATGGAGGTTATCCGTGAAGAATTGGAAGCTGTCCGCGAAGAGTTTGGCGACGCCCGCGTAACTGAAATTACCGCTTCCAAGCGCGACCTCACGATTGCCGACCTGATCGCCGAAGAGGACATGGTGGTCACGCTGTCCCACAAAGGCTACGCGAAGACTCAGCCGTTGGAAGCCTATCAGGCGCAGAAACGCGGCGGTAAAGGCAAGGCCGCTACAGCGATTCGCGATGAAGATTTCGTTGAAAAGCTATTGATCGCCAATTCTCACGACACGATCTTGTGCTTTACCTCTCACGGCAAGCTCTATTGGCTTAAGACCTATGAGATCCCACAGGCAAGTCGCATATCTCGCGGGCGTCCAATCGTAAATATTCTGCCGCTGGCGGAAGATGAGCGCATCACTACTATGTTGCCGGTGCGCGAGTATGCGGCCGATCACTATGTGTTTATGGCCACCCGTCAGGGAACGGTCAAGAAAACACCGTTAGAGAATTTCTCGCGTCCTCGCAGCAACGGCCTGATCGCTTTGGCGTTGGATGAAGGCGATATGCTGATCGGTGCAGCCATTACTGATGGTAAGAAAGACGTCATGCTGTTTAGCAGCAGCGGCAAAGCCATCCGCTTCAATGAAGACGACGTGCGACCAATGGGGCGTACTGCTCGCGGCGTTAGAGGCATTCGTATAGCGGAAGGGCAAACTGTCGTTTCCCTTATCATTCCGCAAGAAGATGCTTACATTCTCACGGCGAGTCGCAAAGGCTATGGAAAGCGGACTGATGTGTCTGAGTTCCCGGTATACGGGCGTGGAGGTCAGGGCGTTATCGCTATCCAGTGCTCTGAACGAAATGGCGATCTGGTAAGCGCGGTGCAGGTAATCAGCGGCGATCAGCTTATGTTGATCAGTAACCAGGGAACATTGGTGCGGACCCGTTCTGACGAAGTCTCTATCGTCGGAAGAAATACTCAGGGCGTAAGATTGATCCGTCTGTCTGAATCGGAAGACCTGGTTGGCGTCGAGCGGATTGCAGAGCCAGAGGAAGACGAAAGCGACTTCCAGGGTGAAGAAGGTGAAGGTGCCGAAGTCATTGATGGTGATGAGTTGGACTCTGGCGAATCAGGTGAGGAAGGCTCCGAGGCGGAAGAGTAG
- a CDS encoding bifunctional prephenate dehydrogenase/3-phosphoshikimate 1-carboxyvinyltransferase — translation MLQSRVKCLAVVGLGLIGGSFAKAVKERGLAGKVIGYDRRDTEAALAVRLGVVDEAAPDLVTLASRADVVVLAVPVGAVAPVLEEMRPALRSDHILTDVGSVKGEIEKAFISVFGEMPANAVLGHPIAGSEKSGVQAANSALFENHKTILTPVPVTDSHALGVVAALWRGMGAEVLFMSVAHHDEVLAATSHLPHLIAFSLVDTLAGADDNKEIFRYAAGGFRDFTRIAASDPVMWRDVYLTNRDAVLKVLDAFDADLKKLRSAIADGDGQTLLGVFTRARAAREHFTKMLEGKAYKTDMANNVTYVAGKGGPVCGDIRVPGDKSMSHRSIMLGSLAEGVTEIEGFLEGEDALATLQAFRDMGVVIEGPDRGSVRINGVGMHGLKQPPGPLYLGNSGTSMRLLAGLLSGQSFDVELTGDESLSKRPMERVAKPLREMGAEISTSEGGRPPVKIKGGSKLHGIHYDMPVASAQVKSSLVLAGLYADGETSVTEPAPTRDHSERMLRGFGYPVGVEGSKVTIEGGHKLSATKIDVPSDISSAAFFLVAASITPGSDLTLRHVGVNPTRVGVISILKMMGADIELSNHKEVGGEPVADIRVRYAPLKGIRIPEDQVPLAIDEFPVLFIAAVCAEGETVLSGAEELRVKESDRIQAMADGLAALGVSSEVKEDGIVLRGAEIGGGAVDSHGDHRIAMAFAVASLRATGAIVIKDCANVATSFPGFTTLANEVGFNLRTEETA, via the coding sequence ATGTTGCAATCCCGAGTTAAATGTTTGGCTGTTGTCGGACTGGGTCTGATCGGCGGCTCGTTCGCCAAAGCTGTGAAAGAGCGCGGTTTGGCGGGCAAGGTAATTGGTTATGATCGCCGCGATACTGAGGCGGCGTTAGCTGTGCGTTTGGGGGTTGTTGATGAGGCTGCCCCGGATCTTGTCACGCTCGCTTCACGGGCGGATGTTGTCGTTTTGGCTGTGCCAGTTGGCGCAGTTGCTCCAGTGTTGGAGGAAATGAGGCCAGCTTTGCGAAGCGATCACATTCTTACGGATGTAGGGAGCGTGAAAGGCGAGATAGAAAAAGCCTTTATCTCTGTATTTGGTGAAATGCCAGCGAATGCTGTGCTGGGACATCCTATCGCGGGCTCTGAAAAGAGTGGCGTTCAAGCCGCTAATAGCGCTTTGTTTGAGAATCATAAAACCATATTGACGCCGGTTCCGGTGACTGACTCTCACGCGCTGGGAGTGGTGGCGGCTCTGTGGCGAGGCATGGGGGCGGAGGTGCTCTTCATGTCAGTGGCTCACCATGATGAGGTGTTGGCTGCAACCAGTCACTTGCCTCACTTGATCGCTTTTTCGCTGGTCGATACGCTGGCGGGGGCGGATGATAATAAAGAAATATTTCGCTATGCGGCAGGCGGCTTCAGGGATTTTACCCGTATTGCCGCCAGCGATCCGGTGATGTGGCGGGATGTTTACCTGACTAACCGGGATGCGGTGCTGAAAGTGTTGGATGCGTTTGATGCGGATTTAAAAAAGCTGCGCAGCGCTATTGCTGATGGGGACGGACAAACGTTACTTGGTGTGTTCACCCGGGCCCGGGCGGCCCGCGAACATTTCACAAAAATGCTTGAAGGAAAGGCTTACAAGACTGATATGGCTAACAATGTGACCTACGTTGCCGGGAAAGGCGGTCCGGTGTGCGGCGATATTCGCGTGCCCGGAGATAAATCGATGTCCCATCGCTCCATCATGTTGGGTTCGCTGGCGGAAGGCGTTACGGAAATTGAAGGTTTTCTTGAAGGAGAAGACGCTTTGGCTACCCTGCAGGCGTTCCGGGATATGGGGGTCGTCATTGAGGGGCCGGATCGCGGTTCAGTAAGAATAAATGGCGTGGGCATGCATGGCCTGAAGCAGCCGCCAGGGCCTCTGTATCTGGGTAACTCTGGAACTTCCATGCGTTTGCTTGCTGGTTTGCTGAGCGGTCAGTCGTTCGATGTTGAGTTGACGGGCGATGAGTCCTTGTCCAAGCGGCCTATGGAACGGGTTGCGAAGCCGCTGCGGGAAATGGGTGCGGAGATTTCCACTTCTGAGGGCGGACGCCCTCCTGTCAAAATCAAAGGCGGCTCCAAACTTCATGGCATTCATTATGACATGCCTGTCGCCAGCGCCCAGGTTAAGTCCAGTCTGGTCCTCGCAGGGCTTTATGCTGATGGTGAAACCTCCGTGACGGAGCCTGCGCCTACCCGGGATCATAGTGAGCGAATGCTGCGTGGTTTTGGCTATCCTGTGGGTGTAGAGGGCTCTAAAGTAACGATTGAGGGTGGCCATAAGCTGAGCGCTACCAAAATCGATGTCCCTTCTGATATTTCTTCCGCTGCGTTTTTCCTCGTTGCAGCGAGCATTACTCCCGGCTCTGATCTGACCTTGCGCCATGTTGGCGTTAATCCGACTCGGGTCGGGGTAATCAGTATTCTTAAAATGATGGGGGCCGACATTGAGTTGTCCAATCACAAAGAAGTGGGTGGCGAGCCAGTGGCCGATATTCGTGTGCGCTATGCTCCTTTGAAAGGGATTCGTATTCCGGAAGACCAGGTGCCTCTGGCGATTGATGAGTTTCCTGTCCTGTTTATCGCCGCTGTGTGCGCTGAAGGGGAAACTGTGTTGAGTGGCGCAGAAGAGCTGCGGGTCAAGGAGAGCGACCGTATTCAAGCCATGGCGGATGGTCTGGCGGCGCTGGGAGTCAGTAGCGAAGTTAAAGAGGACGGTATTGTGTTGCGTGGCGCGGAAATCGGCGGCGGCGCAGTGGATAGCCATGGCGATCATCGCATAGCAATGGCTTTTGCTGTGGCGTCCTTAAGAGCTACCGGCGCTATTGTCATTAAAGATTGCGCTAACGTCGCTACGTCATTCCCAGGGTTTACTACTCTGGCGAACGAGGTTGGTTTTAATCTTCGGACTGAGGAGACAGCATGA
- the purU gene encoding formyltetrahydrofolate deformylase — translation MERTYRLVIACPDRVGIVAKVTTFLATYNGWLTEASHHSDPTNGWFYMRNEIKASSLPFDLNSFRIAFEPIAREFQMCWHVADSQQPKRIVLMASKESHCLADLLHRWHAKEMDGEIVGVISNHDDLRRMVEWHDIPYYYVPVDADDKSVAFAEVERLVDALDAEVVVLARYMQILPPELCDRYTGRIINIHHSFLPSFAGARPYHQAYKRGVKLIGATCHYVTQDLDEGPIIEQDVIRVNHSDTIEDMVRLGKDVEKQVLARGLRYHLEDRVIVHENKTIVFE, via the coding sequence ATGGAAAGAACATATCGACTGGTAATCGCCTGCCCTGATCGGGTCGGTATAGTTGCGAAAGTAACCACATTTCTGGCTACTTATAATGGCTGGCTGACCGAAGCGAGCCATCATTCGGATCCAACCAACGGCTGGTTCTACATGAGGAATGAGATAAAGGCGAGTTCGCTCCCTTTTGATCTGAACTCATTTCGCATTGCGTTTGAGCCTATCGCCCGGGAGTTTCAGATGTGCTGGCATGTGGCGGATTCGCAGCAACCCAAGCGTATTGTTCTGATGGCGAGCAAGGAGTCCCATTGTTTGGCGGACTTGCTGCATCGCTGGCATGCGAAAGAGATGGATGGAGAGATTGTCGGGGTTATCTCCAATCATGATGACTTGCGTCGCATGGTGGAGTGGCATGACATTCCCTATTATTACGTGCCGGTGGATGCAGATGACAAGTCCGTCGCATTCGCTGAGGTGGAGCGGTTGGTGGATGCGCTGGATGCGGAGGTTGTCGTTCTTGCGCGCTACATGCAGATTCTGCCGCCGGAGCTTTGCGATCGGTATACGGGGCGCATCATCAATATCCATCACAGCTTCCTGCCATCTTTCGCGGGCGCCCGTCCATACCATCAAGCGTACAAGCGTGGCGTCAAACTGATTGGCGCAACCTGTCATTATGTCACTCAGGATCTGGATGAAGGTCCAATTATTGAGCAGGATGTGATCAGGGTGAACCACAGCGATACCATTGAAGACATGGTGCGGCTGGGGAAAGACGTGGAGAAGCAAGTGCTTGCGCGGGGTTTACGCTATCACTTGGAAGACCGGGTGATTGTTCATGAGAACAAAACCATCGTATTTGAATAA
- a CDS encoding CBS domain-containing protein: MLRSVKVRDYMTTNLVVFSPETELFEAIHKLLKNSISGAPVVDGRGNLVGMLSEVDCLKSILSGSYYDYESLGGAVAEYMTVDVDVVGPEEDILAVSERFINDRRRRFPVVEEGKLVGQISRKDVLRAVADFVAPQRFHQSA; the protein is encoded by the coding sequence ATGTTGCGATCCGTGAAAGTGCGCGATTACATGACCACCAATTTGGTTGTCTTTTCCCCTGAAACAGAGCTGTTTGAAGCTATTCATAAACTCCTTAAAAACAGTATTTCCGGCGCCCCTGTTGTCGATGGCAGGGGAAACCTTGTCGGGATGTTGTCGGAAGTGGATTGCCTGAAAAGTATTCTGAGCGGCAGTTACTACGACTATGAATCTCTGGGTGGCGCTGTCGCTGAATATATGACTGTGGATGTGGATGTTGTCGGGCCGGAGGAGGATATTCTGGCTGTCAGTGAACGCTTCATTAATGATCGCCGGCGTCGCTTCCCTGTGGTGGAAGAGGGAAAGTTGGTGGGACAAATCAGTCGTAAGGACGTGCTGCGCGCTGTTGCGGACTTTGTCGCCCCTCAACGGTTTCATCAGTCAGCCTGA
- a CDS encoding fumarate hydratase: MTTVIRQDDLIDSVFDALQFISYYHPVDFIKAVHAAYEREESTAAKDALAQILINSRMCAEGRRPICQDTGIVTVFLSIGMDVQWDADMSVEDMVNEGVRRAYLHPDNILRASVLADPDGARRNTKDNTPAIIHMKVVPGDKVDVHVAAKGGGSEAKSKFAMLNPSDSVAEWVLEQVPKMGAGWCPPGMLGIGIGGTAEKAMELAKEALLDPIDIQDLQARGAANRSEELRLELFEKVNALGIGAQGLGGLTTVLDVKVKDYPTHAANKPVAIIPNCAATRHAHFVLDGSGPSLQTPPNLDEWPEITWEVGANVKRVNMDSVTREEIASWRPGDTVLLSGKMLTGRDAAHKKMVDMLARGESLPVDLNNRFIYYVGPVDPVGDEVVGPAGPTTSTRMDKFTRTMLEQTGLMGMIGKAERGPVAIEAIRDNKAVYLMAVGGAAYLVSKAIRSSNVVAFPELGMEAIYEFEVKDMPVTVAVDVNGESVHQTGPAEWRKRIAESAVKIVG, encoded by the coding sequence ATGACCACCGTGATCCGTCAAGACGATCTCATCGACAGCGTATTCGATGCGCTGCAGTTTATCTCCTACTACCATCCCGTCGATTTTATCAAAGCGGTTCATGCTGCCTATGAGCGCGAAGAGTCCACCGCCGCTAAGGACGCGCTGGCGCAGATTCTGATCAACTCGCGTATGTGCGCCGAGGGGCGTCGTCCTATCTGTCAGGATACCGGCATCGTGACGGTGTTCCTGAGCATTGGAATGGATGTGCAATGGGATGCGGATATGAGCGTCGAGGATATGGTTAATGAAGGCGTGCGTCGCGCCTACCTGCACCCCGACAATATTCTGCGGGCGTCCGTCTTGGCTGATCCTGATGGCGCGCGCAGAAACACGAAAGACAATACTCCCGCCATTATTCACATGAAGGTCGTTCCTGGCGACAAAGTGGATGTGCACGTTGCGGCGAAAGGCGGCGGCTCTGAAGCCAAATCCAAGTTCGCTATGCTGAACCCGTCTGATTCTGTTGCAGAGTGGGTGCTGGAGCAGGTGCCGAAGATGGGCGCCGGCTGGTGTCCGCCTGGAATGTTGGGTATCGGTATTGGTGGAACCGCCGAAAAAGCAATGGAATTGGCCAAAGAGGCGTTGCTTGATCCTATCGACATTCAGGACTTGCAAGCGCGTGGCGCAGCTAACCGCAGCGAGGAGTTGCGTCTGGAGCTTTTCGAGAAAGTAAATGCGTTGGGCATCGGGGCGCAAGGCCTGGGTGGTTTGACGACGGTGCTGGATGTTAAGGTAAAAGACTACCCGACCCATGCCGCCAACAAGCCCGTCGCTATTATTCCCAACTGCGCTGCGACTCGTCACGCGCATTTCGTACTTGACGGCAGCGGGCCTTCTCTGCAAACGCCGCCTAATCTGGATGAATGGCCGGAAATTACCTGGGAGGTGGGCGCCAACGTTAAGCGTGTGAATATGGACTCTGTCACTCGCGAGGAAATTGCGTCCTGGCGTCCCGGCGATACAGTGCTTCTGTCAGGAAAAATGTTGACTGGTCGTGATGCGGCCCATAAAAAAATGGTGGATATGCTGGCTCGAGGTGAATCCTTGCCGGTGGACTTGAATAATCGCTTCATTTATTACGTAGGCCCTGTGGACCCCGTGGGCGATGAAGTGGTTGGGCCTGCTGGGCCAACTACATCCACACGTATGGATAAGTTCACTCGCACTATGCTGGAGCAGACCGGTCTTATGGGTATGATCGGCAAAGCTGAGCGTGGCCCTGTGGCGATCGAAGCGATTCGTGACAATAAGGCTGTCTATCTGATGGCGGTGGGCGGCGCCGCCTACCTGGTTTCTAAAGCGATCCGCTCTTCCAATGTTGTGGCTTTCCCTGAGCTGGGAATGGAGGCGATCTACGAGTTCGAAGTGAAAGATATGCCGGTTACCGTGGCGGTGGATGTAAATGGTGAGTCTGTGCATCAGACCGGTCCAGCTGAATGGCGTAAGCGCATTGCGGAAAGCGCTGTAAAAATAGTCGGCTAA
- the pheA gene encoding prephenate dehydratase codes for MTSEQTELAKLRERIDQIDRQLLALICERAKCAQNVAEVKMRGNAGQDVVFYRPEREAQVLRKIMDDNPGPLSDEEVARLFREVMSACLALEAPLHIAFLGPEGAFTHAAALKHFGHSGVCLPHYAIDEVFREVEAGSAHYGVVPVETSNEGVISHTLDVFVNSPLLICGEVEVRTHHFLIAPEQVDAADIKVVYSLAQSFSLCRQWLDEKWPGVERIAVPSHADAVKRASERQDAAAVAGEHCARLYGMKVLAKNIEDHPDQIARYLIIGKNSAPPSGDDKTSLMVTIRDEPGALYKMLGVFHRQNLSLTRIDSRPALSGARRYHFFVDFIGHKDLPEVGVAIQELSLDALDVRCLGSYPKGVL; via the coding sequence ATGACCTCTGAGCAGACCGAACTCGCCAAGCTGCGTGAACGAATAGATCAGATAGACCGCCAACTATTGGCGTTGATTTGTGAGCGGGCCAAGTGCGCACAAAATGTCGCGGAAGTAAAAATGCGCGGCAATGCAGGGCAGGATGTCGTATTTTATCGCCCGGAGCGGGAAGCTCAGGTTTTACGGAAAATCATGGACGATAACCCAGGGCCGCTGAGTGATGAAGAAGTGGCCAGACTGTTTCGTGAGGTTATGTCTGCGTGTCTTGCCCTGGAAGCGCCTTTGCATATTGCGTTTTTGGGGCCTGAAGGCGCCTTTACCCACGCGGCTGCGCTCAAGCATTTTGGACATTCCGGTGTTTGTCTTCCTCATTACGCTATTGATGAGGTTTTTCGCGAGGTCGAAGCGGGGTCTGCTCATTATGGCGTAGTCCCAGTGGAAACCTCCAATGAAGGTGTGATCAGTCACACTCTGGATGTGTTTGTTAATTCGCCTCTGCTGATCTGTGGTGAGGTGGAAGTGCGTACTCACCACTTCTTGATAGCCCCAGAACAAGTGGATGCTGCTGATATCAAAGTTGTTTACTCCTTGGCGCAGTCATTTTCTTTGTGCCGACAGTGGCTGGACGAGAAGTGGCCGGGAGTGGAGCGTATTGCGGTCCCCAGTCACGCGGACGCTGTAAAACGGGCGTCTGAGCGTCAGGATGCAGCAGCAGTGGCCGGTGAGCACTGCGCCAGGTTGTATGGTATGAAAGTCCTGGCGAAAAATATTGAAGATCACCCTGATCAGATCGCCAGATATTTGATTATTGGTAAGAATTCGGCTCCGCCAAGTGGGGATGACAAAACATCTCTGATGGTTACCATTCGCGATGAGCCAGGCGCTCTGTACAAGATGCTGGGCGTGTTTCATCGTCAAAATCTGAGCCTGACAAGAATTGATTCGCGTCCCGCCCTCAGTGGCGCGCGTCGCTATCACTTCTTTGTGGACTTTATCGGCCATAAAGACCTGCCAGAGGTTGGTGTGGCGATTCAGGAGCTATCTCTGGACGCTCTTGACGTGCGATGTCTGGGATCGTATCCCAAAGGCGTGCTTTAG
- a CDS encoding 4a-hydroxytetrahydrobiopterin dehydratase produces MSDTIPSCEACRPDAEKVDPAKLEKYLSQVPEWRLEERNGVQMISRDYKFKNFALALEFTNKVGAIAEEINHHPELVTEWGKVRVTWWSHTIKGLHELDFAMAKRCEAVFSA; encoded by the coding sequence ATGAGCGATACAATTCCAAGCTGCGAGGCCTGCAGACCTGACGCCGAAAAGGTGGATCCGGCGAAACTTGAGAAGTACTTGAGTCAGGTGCCCGAGTGGCGTTTGGAAGAGCGTAACGGCGTGCAAATGATCAGCCGTGACTACAAATTCAAAAACTTCGCTTTGGCGTTAGAATTCACCAACAAAGTTGGCGCTATTGCTGAGGAAATTAACCACCACCCTGAGCTGGTGACCGAGTGGGGTAAGGTCAGGGTTACCTGGTGGAGTCATACTATTAAAGGTCTGCATGAGTTGGACTTTGCGATGGCTAAGCGGTGCGAAGCAGTCTTTAGCGCATAG